The Nomascus leucogenys isolate Asia chromosome 23, Asia_NLE_v1, whole genome shotgun sequence genome includes a window with the following:
- the LOC105739195 gene encoding uncharacterized protein LOC105739195: MSSEWAAPQNKKTHPLRTQCRYSSRILHSRTCPSSPRAAPPAPSRAVPAPALSLQPHHSLPLPQSQQVFRRVAAASRGTQFPPSTPYHPGPCPLTQVRSQLCSPRLVKLDHHAPFHALPSEKGSSRQTLDQRTFTEQVCECKDNGYLLSSKKIGSGAFSKVYLADATHERMHHNPKLSSDLQGKRHTMVRQAHLPPQGAPVPPSRPFRVQTHSGTIQLLWLPPPETLPSPISSPEASPGLLQADHPLFPNPLNTEYLAQEGAERSSLPSKGTAHPASPLRIPAKCIKDRGLPYHSQPLKGQVSHSKRPPPYR; encoded by the coding sequence ATGTCCTCAGAGTGGGCAGCTCCTCAAAACAAGAAGACGCACCCTTTGAGGACACAATGCAGGTACAGCTCTAGAATTCTCCACTCTAGAACCTGCCCCTCTTCTCCCAGAGCTGCCCCCCCTGCCCCGTCCAGAGCTGTGCCAGCCCCCGCCCTGAGCTTGCAGCCCCATCActccctgcctctgccacagTCCCAGCAAGTCTTCAGAAGGGTGGCTGCTGCCTCAAGAGGGACTCAGTTCCCACCCAGCACCCCCTACCACCCTGGCCCCTGCCCTCTGACACAAGTCAGGTCTCAGCTGTGCTCCCCAAGACTGGTGAAACTGGACCACCACGCCCCCTTCCATGCACTGCCCTCCGAGAAGGGCAGCAGCAGGCAGACGCTGGATCAGAGAACCTTCACGGAGCAGGTGTGTGAGTGCAAGGACAATGGCTACCTGCTCTCCTCCAAGAAGATCGGTTCTGGGGCCTTCTCCAAGGTGTACTTGGCTGATGCCACCCACGAGCGCATGCACCACAACCCCAAGCTGTCCTCCGACCTGCAGGGCAAGCGCCACACCATGGTAAGACAGGCTCACCTCCCTCCCCAAGGGGCTCCAGTGCCCCCCAGCAGGCCCTTCCGTGTCCAAACCCACTCAGGCACCATCCAGCTGCTCTGGCTTCCTCCGCCTGAGACTCTCCCCAGTCCCATTTCCTCCCCAGAGGCCTCCCCGGGGCTCCTGCAGGCTGACCATCCCCTGTTCCCAAACCCCTTGAACACAGAGTACTTGGCACAGGAGGGAGCAGAGAGGTCATCACTGCCCTCCAAGGGCACTGCTCACCCAGCGTCCCCCCTGAGGATTCCAGCAAAGTGTATAAAGGACAGGGGCCTGCCCTACCACAGCCAGCCCCTCAAGGGCCAAGTCTCACACAGCAAGCGCCCTCCACCCTACAGATAG
- the HGH1 gene encoding protein HGH1 homolog, whose product MGEAGAGAGAPGGPEASPEAEVVKLLPFLAPGARVDLQAAAVGHVLALTGCGPGRALLAGQAALLQALMELAPASAPARDAARALVNLAADPGLHETLLAADPGLPARLLGRALDPQWPWAEEAAAALANLSREPAPCAALMAALAAAEPADSGLERLVRALCTPGYNARTPLHYLAPLLSNLSQRPAARAFLLDPDRCVVQRLLPLTQYPDSSVRRGGVVGTLRNCCFEHRHHEWLLGPEVDILPFLLLPLAGPEDFSEEEMERLPVDLQYLPPDKQREPDADIRKMLVEAIMLLTATAPGRQHVRDQGAYLILRELHSWEPEPDVRTACEKLIQVLIGDEPERGMENLLEVQVPEDVEQQLQQLDCREQEQLERELAPEPWVERATPT is encoded by the exons ATGGGGGAGGCCGGGGCTGGCGCTGGCGCGCCAGGAGGGCCGGAGGCAAGCCCGGAGGCGGAGGTGGTGAAGCTGCTGCCCTTCCTGGCGCCGGGCGCGCGGGTGGACCTGCAGGCGGCGGCGGTGGGACACGTGCTGGCGCTGACTGGCTGCGGGCCCGGCCGCGCGCTGTTGGCGGGGCAGGCGGCGCTGCTGCAGGCGCTGATGGAGCTGGCGCCGGCCTCTGCCCCGGCCCGCGACGCCGCCCGCGCGCTCGTGAACTTGGCCGCTGACCCCGGCCTGCACGAGACATTGCTGGCGGCCGACCCCGGGCTGCCAGCGCGCCTGCTGGGCCGCGCGTTGGACCCGCAGTGGCCCTGGGCCGAGGAGGCGGCCGCCGCGCTGGCCAACCTCAGTCGCGAGCCGGCGCCGTGTGCCGCGCTGATGGCGGCGCTGGCGGCCGCGGAGCCGGCAGACTCGGGCCTGGAGCGGCTGGTGCGCGCTCTGTGCACGCCCGGCTACAACGCCCGCACGCCCCTGCACTACCTGGCGCCGCTGCTCTCCAACCTCAGCCAACGCCCTGCGGCGCGGGCCTTCCTACTGGACCCCGACAG GTGCGTGGTCCAGCGGCTGCTGCCCCTTACCCAGTACCCCGACTCGTCTGTACGCAGGGGCGGGGTGGTAGGGACGCTGCGGAATTGCTGCTTCGAGCACC GACATCACGAGTGGTTGCTTGGACCTGAGGTGGACATTCTCCCCTTTTTGCTCCTGCCCTTGGCTGGGCCTGAGGATTTCTCCGAGGAAGAGATGGAAC GGCTGCCTGTCGACTTGCAGTACCTGCCACCAGACAAGCAGCGAGAACCTGATGCAGACATCCGCAAGATGCTTGTTGAAGCCATCATGCTG ctgacagccaCAGCACCAGGTCGGCAGCACGTGCGGGACCAAGGAGCCTACCTGATCCTTCGAGAGCTGCACAGCTGGGAGCCAGAGCCTGACGTGCGGACGGCTTGTGAGAAGCTCATCCAG GTGCTTATTGGGGACGAGCCTGAACGTGGCATGGAAAACCTGCTGGAGGTGCAGGTGCCTGAGGATGtggagcagcagctgcagcagctggaTTGCCGGGAGCAGGAGCAGTTGGAGCGGGAGCTGGCCCCAGAGCCATGGGTGGAGAGGGCCACACCCACCTGA
- the WDR97 gene encoding WD repeat-containing protein 97, with translation MEAEAWEARGNLVLDSDLYDADGYDVPDPGLLTEKNELTFTEPSQVLPFLTSSQQWQSLTPRARARQLWLLLRTSLQEVVEKEKRAELRVARLTHGLEPLRRLEVAAGLRSVAQDPVGGRFVVLDGAGRLHLHKEDGWAQETLLAPVGLTGLVTVLGPLGAVGRFVGWGPAGLAILRPNLSLLWLSEQGVGRAPGWAPTCCLPVPDLRLLLVAEMDSSLALWQFRSGGRRLVLRGSPLHPPPSPTGRLMRLAVAPVPPHHVLRCFAAYGSAVLTFDLHAWTLLDVRRDLHKTTISDLAYCEEVEAMVTASRDSTVKVWEADWQIRMVFVGHTGPVTAMAVLPNTNLVVSASQDGTLRTWDLQAAAQVGEVALGFWGQDKLSRRVGRLLAPVRPGWPVLSLCASSMQLWRVRELYSPLAQLPAKVLHVQVAPALPVPAHQSLPMRLVCACADGSVYLLSAATGRIVSSLLLEPEDCAAAVAYCLPREALWLLTRAGHLVRANAARCPMSVLHRVCPPPPPAPQPCCLHLYSHLTDLGGAFSSWEVVRQHWGELRCSAVACAWKNKNRYLPVVGHTDGTLSVLEWLSSKTVFQTEAHSPGPVVAIASTWNSIVSSGGDLTVKMWRVFPYAEESLSLLRTFSCCYPAVVLCALGRRVTVGFEDPDSATYGLVQFGLGDSPRLDHRPQDDPTDHITGLCCCPALKLYACSSLDCTIRIWTAENRLLRLLQLNGAPQALAFCSNSGDLVLALGSRLCLVSHRLYLPTSYLVEKMCQKAPDVVDDPPLPLMSQESLTSAQLQRLTNLHGAAGLSKALSLIHRRRATSQHLVPKEDLDALVARDRDLQQLRLGLVVPAARPPPSWQQRQEGFDNYLRLIYGSGLLGMQSGRESQQWSARTLTVERETQDVCALPQAAHRLARAEVSTAAQTVPTALSPWDLGALGQHFSQPPRVTVPIPPTHRRVHSKASQLLARSSLSHYLGISLDLQLRGRTTMALDLPSSHLQCRIPLLPKRRSKEPLSSLRGFFPATVQPHKHCLRPICFPGYVPNSVVLQQMWLNAEPGASQDALWLWRPRPSQAQWQRKLLQWMGEKPGEEAEEDQKKEEEEEEDEKLDRASASLSPHSNQQLDSWELEDQSAVDWTQEPRQHTCEAARTHPHPWHRHGSLLLDEHYGHLPKFLHFFIHQTWFKKLFPIFSLQVYPEAGTMEGLASLLVALLEETMWVDRVHILRVLLRLLPNMSSDLQGQLQGLLVHLLNLDQPPRLQDQTQKKFVMLALQLLLACSLESRDVVLELMSYFLYSPVHCRPELKKLLHRLGLQDPEGFLFKEMMTWVQGPDLESKAGLRTRCCQKLEDMIQQLQETQSQTSVVSGAPTRASVIPSGTSRSPSSIFGRLSRVSEVPVMVVSSAELHSLAPELQPQRTLAPTRSWGTRQLRLGVLSETLKNFCPEAEARLHPAGPAQLPGEPPPLEETDWSHSQLLDLGPIDALNFFCEQLRARQRSSLQEEAAHPHPHPPVPDTVAPVPNMVVPPPREHWYHPIFRLQEAKAQRSARSAKRLRGPMPSRLCAGRTLDGPIRTLKLPLPRVEPQPFPLDWPTPPRPLPPRLLQPALQRYFLPEDADPDTYS, from the exons ATGGAGGCAGAGGCGTGGGAGGCACGTGGGAACCTAGTTCTGGACTCGGACCTGTATGATGCAGATGGCTATGATGTCCCGGACCCTGGGCTGCTCACCGAAAAGAATG AGTTGACTTTCACGGAGCCGTCGCAGGTCCTGCCCTTTTTGACCAGCAGCCAACAGTGGCAAAGCCTGACCCCGCGCGCGCGCGCCCGCCAACTGTGGCTGCTTCTGCGCACCAGCCTCCAGGAGGTCGTGGAAAAG GAGAAGAGAGCCGAACTGCGCGTGGCGCGCCTGACGCATGGGCTGGAACCACTGCGCCGCCTGGAGGTGGCAGCCGGGCTGCGCTCGGTGGCGCAGGACCCGGTGGGTGGACGCTTCGTGGTGCTGGACGGCGCCGGCCGCCTGCACCTTCACAAGGAAGACGGCTGGGCACAGGAGACGCTGCTGGCGCCTGTCGGGCTTACGGGGCTGGTGACCGTGCTGGGCCCGCTGGGTGCCGTGGGCCGTTTTGTAGGCTGGGGCCCCGCAGGGCTGGCCATCCTGAGGCCCAACCTCAGCCTGCTGTGGCTGAGCGAGCAGGGGGTGGGCAGGGCCCCGGGTTGGGCGCCCACCTGCTGCCTGCcggttcctgacctcaggctgcTGCTCGTTGCGGAGATGGACAGCAGCCTGGCGCTCTGGCAGTTCCGCTCAGGTGGTCGCCGCCTGGTGCTGCGAGGGTCACCACTGCACCCGCCCCCGAGCCCAACGGGCAGGCTTATGCGTCTGGCTGTGGCGCCGGTTCCTCCCCACCACGTCCTGCGCTGCTTCGCGGCCTATGGCTCGGCCGTGCTCACTTTCGATCTGCATGCCTGGACTCTCCTAGATGTGCGCCGGGATTTGCACAAAAC CACCATCTCGGACCTGGCTTACTGCGAGGAAGTAGAGGCAATGGTGACAGCTTCCCGAGACAGCACCGTGAAGGTGTGGGAGGCTGACTGGCAGATCCGGATGGTGTTCGTGGGCCACACAG GCCCGGTGACGGCTATGGCTGTGCTCCCGAACACGAACCTGGTGGTGTCGGCCTCGCAGGACGGGACGCTACGCACCTGGGACCTGCAGGCGGCGGCGCAGGTGGGCGAGGTAGCGCTGGGCTTCTGGGGCCAGGACAAGCTGTCCCGGCGCGTGGGCCGTCTGCTGGCGCCGGTGCGCCCGGGCTGGCCGGTGCTGTCCCTGTGCGCGAGCAGCATGCAGCTGTGGCGCGTACGCGAGCTCTACTCGCCGTTGGCGCAACTGCCCGCCAAGGTGCTCCACGTGCAGGTGGCGCCCGCGTTGCCCGTGCCCGCGCACCAGTCGCTGCCTATGCGCCTCGTGTGCGCGTGCGCTGATGGCTCGGTCTACCTCCTGTCGGCTGCCACCGGGCGCATAGTGAGCTCACTGCTGCTGGAGCCGGAGGACTGCGCGGCAGCCGTGGCCTACTGCCTGCCGCGCGAGGCGCTGTGGCTGCTGACCAGGGCCGGGCACCTGGTCCGCGCCAACGCAGCACGCTGCCCCATGAGCGTGCTGCACCGCGTGTGCCCGCCGCCGCCCCCTGCGCCGCAGCCTTGCTGTCTGCACCTGTACAGCCACCTCACGGATCTCGGAGGCGCCTTCTCCTCCTGGGAGGTCGTGCGCCAGCACTGGGGCGAGTTGCGCTGCAGCGCTGTGGCCTGCGCCTGGAAGAACAAGAACCG GTACCTGCCAGTGGTGGGGCACACGGACGGCACGCTGTCGGTGCTGGAGTGGCTCTCGTCGAAGACTGTCTTCCAAACGGAGGCGCACAGCCCGGGCCCGGTTGTCGCCATCGCATCCACCTGGAACAGCATTGTGTCTTCGG GTGGGGACCTGACGGTGAAGATGTGGCGCGTCTTCCCCTACGCCGAGGAGAGCCTGAGCCTGCTGCGCACCTTCTCCTGCTGCTACCCGGCCGTGGTGCTCTGTGCTCTAGGCAGACGCGTCACCGTGGGCTTTGAAGACCCAGACAGCGCTACCTACGGCCTGGTGCAGTTTGGCCTGGGCGACAGTCCGCGATTAGACCACCGGCCCCAGGACGACCCCACGGACCACATCACTG GCCTGTGCTGCTGCCCTGCGCTCAAGCTGTATGCCTGCTCCAGCCTGGACTGCACCATTCGCATCTGGACCGCTGAGAACCGCCTTCTGCG GCTCCTGCAGCTGAATGGTGCCCCTCAGGCCCTGGCTTTCTGCAGCAACAGTGGAGACCTGGTGCTGGCACTGGGATCCCGCCTCTGCCTGGTGTCCCATAGGCTCTACCTGCCTACATCCTACCTAGTTGAG AAGATGTGCCAGAAGGCCCCAGACGTGGTGGACGACCCTCCGCTGCCACTGATGAGCCAGGAGTCACTGACTTCCGCCCAACTGCAGAGGCTCACCAACCTCCATGGGGCAGCCGGCCTCAG CAAGGCCTTGTCTCTCATCCATCGTCGGAGAGCAACATCTCAGCACCTGGTGCCGAAGGAG GACTTGGACGCCCTAGTGGCTCGGGACCGAGACCTTCAGCAGTTGAGGCTGGGGCTAGTGGTCCCGGCAGCCCGGCCCCCACCCTCCTGGCAGCAGCGCCAGGAAGGCTTTGACAATTACCTCCGTCTGATCTACGGCTCTGGCCTGCTG GGCATGCAGTCTGGAAGGGAGTCCCAGCAGTGGAGCGCCAGGACCCTCACAGTGGAGAGAGAGACCCAGGATGTGTGTGCCCTACCCCAAGCTGCCCACCGTCTTGCCCGGGCTGAGGTCAGCACTGCAGCCCAAACAGTGCCAACAGCCCTGTCCCCATGGGACCTGGGGGCCCTGGGCCAGCACTTCTCCCAGCCTCCCCGAGTCACAGTGCCGATCCCACCCACCCACCGTAGGGTGCACAGCAAGGCATCCCAG CTTCTGGCCCGCTCCTCACTGAGCCACTACCTGGGCATCAGTCTGGATCTGCAGCTCCGAGGGAGGACAACCATGGCCCTGGACCTGCCATCCTCCCACTTGCAGTGCAGG ATCCCACTGCTGCCAAAGAGACGGTCCAAGGAACCTCTCTCTAGCCTCAGAGGCTTCTTTCCTGCCACCGTACAGCCCCACAAG CACTGCCTGAGGCCCATCTGCTTCCCTGGCTATGTGCCAAACTCTGTGGTGCTACAGCAGATGTGGCTAAATGCGGAG CCAGGGGCAAGCCAGGATGCCCTGTGGTTGTGGCGCCCCAGGCCATCCCAAGCCCAGTGGCAGAGGAAGCTGCTCCAGTGGATGGGGGAGAAGCCTGGGGAGGAGGCGGAGGAAGaccagaagaaagaggaggaggaggaggaagacgagAAGCTGGACCGGGCCTCAGCTTCCCTGAGCCCACACTCCAACCAGCAGCTGGATTCCTGGGAACTGGAGGATCAG AGTGCTGTGGACTGGACCCAGGAGCCCCGGCAGCACACCTGCGAGGCTGCCAGGACCCACCCTCATCCCTGGCACCGTCATGGGAGTTTGCTCTTGGATGAGCATTATGGGCATCTGCCCAAGTTTCTGCATTTCTTCATCCACCAGACCTGGTTCAAAAAGTTATTCCCCATCTTCAGCCTGCAG GTGTACCCGGAGGCGGGCACGATGGAGGGCCTGGCCTCGCTGTTGGTGGCCCTGCTGGAGGAGACCATGTGGGTCGACCGTGTGCACATCCTGCGGGTGCTACTGAGACTGCTGCCCAACATGAGCAGTGATCTCCAAGGCCAGCTGCAGGGCCTGCTCGTACACTTGCTCAACCTGGACCAGCCCCCTCGCCTCCAG GACCAGACGCAGAAGAAGTTCGTGATGCTGGCACTGCAGCTGCTCCTGGCCTGCTCCCTGGAGTCCCGGGATGTGGTGCTGGAGCTCATGTCCTACTTCCTCTACTCCCCGGTGCACTGCCG GCCAGAGCTCAAGAAGCTGCTGCACAGGCTGGGCCTTCAGGACCCGGAAGGCTTCCTGTTCAAGGAGATGATGACCTGGGTCCAGGGCCCAGACCTGGAGTCCAAGGCCGGCCTGCGCACTCGCTGCTGCCAGAAACTGGAGGACATGATCCAGCAGCTTCAG GAGACCCAGTCGCAGACGTCAGTGGTCTCTGGGGCACCCACGCGCGCCTCTGTGATACCCTCGGGCACCTCCCGGTCGCCCTCCAGCATCTTCGGGAGGCTGTCGCGCGTCTCAGAGGTGCCTGTGATGGTGGTCTCATCTGCGGAGCTGCACTCTTTAGCCCCGGAGCTCCAGCCCCAGCGGACGCTGGCACCCACACGCAGCTGGGGGACCCGCCAGCTCCGTCTCGGAGTGCTCTCCGAGACGCTGAAGAACTTCTGCCCGGAGGCCGAGGCCCGCCTGCACCCTGCCGGGCCTGCTCAGCTGCCCGGAGAGCCGCCGCCGCTGGAGGAGACCGACTGGTCACACTCGCAGCTGCTGGACTTGGGCCCCATCGATGCGCTCAACTTCTTCTGTGAGCAGCTGCGGGCGCGGCAGCGGAGCTCGCTCCAGGAGGAGGCTGCGCACCCACATCCGCACCCACCAGTGCCCGACACGGTGGCGCCGGTGCCCAACATGGTGGTGCCACCTCCACGGGAGCACTG GTACCACCCCATCTTCCGGCTGCAGGAGGCCAAGGCGCAAAGGTCCGCAAGGTCCGCGAAGAGACTGAGGG GCCCGATGCCGTCCCGGCTCTGTGCCGGCCGCACCCTGGACGGCCCCATCCGGACGCTGAAGCTGCCGCTGCCGCGTGTGGAACCTCAGCCTTTCCCCCTGGACTGGCCCACGCCCCCGCGCCCGCTGCCCCCGCGGCTCCTGCAGCCCGCCCTGCAGCGCTACTTTCTGCCAGAGGACGCGGACCCTGACACCTACAGCTGA
- the MAF1 gene encoding repressor of RNA polymerase III transcription MAF1 homolog yields the protein MKLLENSSFEAINSQLTVETGDAHIIGRIESYSCKMAGDDKHMFKQFCQEGQPHVLEALSPPQTSGLSPSRLSKSQGGEDEGPLSDKCSRKTLFYLIATLNESFRPDYDFSTARSHEFSREPSLSWVVNAVNCSLFSAVREDFKALKPQLWNAVDEEICLTECDIYSYNPDLDSDPFGEDGSLWSFNYFFYNKRLKRIVFFSCRSISGSTYTPSEAGNELDMELGEEEVEEESRSGGSGAEETSTMEEDRVPVICI from the exons ATGAAGCTGTTGGAGAACTCGAGCTTTGAAGCCATCAACTCACAGCTGACTGTGGAGACCGGAGATGCCCACATCATCGGCAG GATTGAGAGCTACTCGTGTAAGATGGCAGGAGACGACAAACAcatgttcaagcagttctgccagGAGGGCCAGCCCCACGTGCTGGAGGCACTCTCTCCACCCCAGACTTCAGGCCTCAGCCCCAGCAG ACTCAGCAAAAGCCAAGGCGGCGAGGACGAGGGCCCCCTCAGTGACAAGTGCAGCCGCAAGACCCTCTTCTACCTGATTGCCACGCTCAATGAGTCCTTCAGGCCTGACTATGACTTCAGCACGGCCCGCAGCCATGAGTTCAGCCGGGAGCCCAGCCTTAGCTGG GTGGTGAATGCAGTCAACTGCAGTCTGTTCTCAGCTGTGCGGGAGGACTTCAAGGCCCTGAAACCACAGCTGTGGAACGCGGTGGACGAGGAGATCTGCCTGACTGAATGTGACATCTACAG CTATAACCCAGACTTGGACTCGGATCCTTTCGGGGAGGATGGTAGCCTCTGGTCCTTCAACTACTTCTTCTACAACAAGCGGCTCAAGCGAATCGTCTTCTTTAGCTGCCGTTCCATCAG TGGCTCCACCTACACACCCTCAGAGGCAGGCAACGAGCTGGACatggagctgggggaggaggaggtggaggaagaaagCAGAAGCGGAGGCAGTGGGGCCGAGGAGACCAGCACCATGGAGGAGGACAG GGTCCCAGTGATCTGTATTTGA